GGCCTCATGCCCGGCAGTCGCAGAGCCGTGCACGCGCAGAGTTCCGGCCCGCCAGTTGTAGCGATCACCATCACTGAGCACCGTCATACCGATGCCCCGCGCGGCAAATCCCGCCGACTGTTCGCCGCCGGACTGATCGACAAAGCGCGCCGAGCGCGCATCGAGGATCGTCACGCACCCTCGCCCCAGCACCAGTAGTTCATCGCGGTCGAGATCCGCGAACATGGCGGTGTCCTCATCGACGCCGAACCCGAGCCGCGGCCGCTCCCCGAGCGGCTGCGCCAACGCCCGCACGAGGCGACCGAGACGACTCTTGCGATCGAAATGCTGGTCGACGATTCCGCCGCGAAAAAAGCCCAGGCCCGGCTGCAACATTAAGCGCCCGGATTCCTGTGATTCCATCCCGGCATAATTGCGGGCCAGCGGCTGCGTCAGCGCGGTGAGTGAATCTCCAGCGGCAATCATGGGCGACGACATGATCGCGGCGCCGGCGCTGGTACCGCCGATCACCGCCCCGTTGGCCAGCTGTCGGCGGATCGCGGCCAGTAGCGGCGAGTCACCGCCGCCCTTGCGCAGCAGCGCATTGGTTATGCGAGTCTGGTCACCGCCGACAAACCAGATACCACCGACCGTTGCCATCTGTTTTACCACTGCCGGGTCATAAGCGCCGCGCGCCCAGCGGCTCTCATCCTGATCCGTGTGCGGATCATCCTTAAGTGCCACCGGCAGGATATGCACGTGCCCGGCAAACCCGTAGTGCTGCAGATCGGCGCGAAATTGCTCTGCGTAGTGCGCCGGCCTGCCCGAGGCGACCGGCACTACCGCTACATCCGGATACTGTGCCGGAATCGCAGCAATATAGGCGCGGTAAATTTCCGCGTTGTCGCTGCGCAGCGCGCCGCCGACAATCATCAGTTTGCCGGCGGCGTGACAACCACCGGCGGCCAGGGTCAGCAGCAGTGCCAACAGGGAATGGAAGACTCTGGCTCTCATAGTGTTAGCTCCAAATAAGTCAACTGGCCCGGCGCTGTTCGACAACCGGGATCCAATGCGGACCGGGGCCCGCCGTAAACTGTTGCCGCTCGGTACGCGGCGAGCAGCCGAAGTGATTGCGAAATGCGCGACTGAAATGTGACGGTGAACTGAAACCGCAGCGGTGGCCTATCTCTTCGATGCTGCAACCACTGTGGTGCAACAGGTCCCGCGCCAGCGAAAGGCGCAGACCAATATAAAAACGCGCCGGCAACTGACAGGCAAAGCGCCGGAAGACCCGCTCGAGCTTCTTACAGGTAACGCCCAGGTAACCGGCAATCTCACTGGTGGCCAGTGGCTCCGACAGATTGTTGCGCATCAGCGCCTGAGCTTCTGCCAGCAGGGCGCGATCGTCGACCTGGCAGTTCAACGCTGCACGACTGCCATGCTGCCCCCCCCGCCACATCGGCAGCAGAGTATCGAGCATTGCCGCTACCGACTCCTCGCCGCTGCAGGTCCAGATATGACCATCGCGACTGAAGGGCCCGCTACTCTGGGCAAAGCAGCGCTCGGCCGGAGGCAATAGCGCCTGCAACGATTCCGGCAGACTCAGCTGGCGATTACGCAGTAGCCCCAACTGGGCGAGCAGCAGGCCACCGCTGGCGATACCGACCAGATAACCGCAATCAACCACGCCGCGCGCCAATCGCTGGCACAGCGGCACCGGCACCTCCAGTGCCCGGCGGCCACCGCAGATCACCAGCGTGTGCGCGATCGGTGTGTCGGCCGGCAGCACCTGCGCCTGAACCCGCACCCCGTGTTCCGCCGCCACCATCTTGTCTTCGAGACTGTAAATCAGCGGCGAGCCACCGGCAGCCAGAGTAAAGCGTTCCATCAGTACGCCCAGGGCCGCCATCGGAAATCCAGGCAGTAAAATTACGGCGACAGCGCTGGCGGCCTGTGCAGTGCTCACCGGCTGAAAGCCCCCCGAAAGCGATTGTGAC
This region of Microbulbifer sp. SAOS-129_SWC genomic DNA includes:
- a CDS encoding cyanophycinase — encoded protein: MRARVFHSLLALLLTLAAGGCHAAGKLMIVGGALRSDNAEIYRAYIAAIPAQYPDVAVVPVASGRPAHYAEQFRADLQHYGFAGHVHILPVALKDDPHTDQDESRWARGAYDPAVVKQMATVGGIWFVGGDQTRITNALLRKGGGDSPLLAAIRRQLANGAVIGGTSAGAAIMSSPMIAAGDSLTALTQPLARNYAGMESQESGRLMLQPGLGFFRGGIVDQHFDRKSRLGRLVRALAQPLGERPRLGFGVDEDTAMFADLDRDELLVLGRGCVTILDARSARFVDQSGGEQSAGFAARGIGMTVLSDGDRYNWRAGTLRVHGSATAGHEAFGYRVEQGGGMALPNNRLEQMLGFSLLDNSESRELRRYTFDESGHGVRFRFRQTDDSRGYWRYGSGTKDQYSISGVKLSVEPISIDIH
- a CDS encoding helix-turn-helix domain-containing protein is translated as MAALGVLMERFTLAAGGSPLIYSLEDKMVAAEHGVRVQAQVLPADTPIAHTLVICGGRRALEVPVPLCQRLARGVVDCGYLVGIASGGLLLAQLGLLRNRQLSLPESLQALLPPAERCFAQSSGPFSRDGHIWTCSGEESVAAMLDTLLPMWRGGQHGSRAALNCQVDDRALLAEAQALMRNNLSEPLATSEIAGYLGVTCKKLERVFRRFACQLPARFYIGLRLSLARDLLHHSGCSIEEIGHRCGFSSPSHFSRAFRNHFGCSPRTERQQFTAGPGPHWIPVVEQRRAS